The genome window ATGATTGCCGCCGCCGCAACCAGGCTGATCTGTTGAAAGACGACGGCGTTGCACAGCGCCTCCCACAACGACGGGTACCGTGGCGGCCGGAGGCCGCGCAGCCTGCGCGCTAATCGATACAGCCACGGAAACCGTCGCGTGCGCGATTCCCACGGTGCGACGACGACGCCGGTGCCGAGCATGACGGCGATTCGCTCCGGCGCGTCCGCAGGAGTTGCTCCGCGCATTCGAACCCGCACGGCGCCGGTATCGGGTTGGTCGACCGTCACCGACCACGCGCCGCTTGTGTCGTCGAAGGCGCGCAGATACCGGCCCCGCTCGTCGACCCGATCGACGGCATTTACCGACGTTCGCTGTAGTGCCGTCGCCGTGAGATCCAGGCGGTACGGAGGCCGTACCGCTATCGCGAACTCCCTATCCGAGATAGGCGATCGCCGTTTGTATCACGCCTTTGGTGTCTTCCGGATCGCGAACGGAAATGCAATCGGCTCCGGTCGAGCGCGCCGGATAATCGTTGCCGCCCGGAAACAGCGCGTCGCCGACGTACAACATTCGCTCGATCGGAATCTTCAGAACATCGCGCAATTTATAGATGCCGTAAGCTTTATCGATGCCGGGCTTGGTGACGTCGATCGACGTCTCCCCGCCCATCCGGACCGAGAAATCTTTGAGTGCCGGAGCGGCCAACTCCGCGATTTTCTTACGTTTGCTAAAATCGGGATCCCACGTTTTTTTTGCGTCCAGCGGCGCCTGCTGTCCCAGGGCGGAATACGTAATCTGGCTGCCCCGGTCTTCGATCGCGGGTCCCCACGTTTTCGCAACGCCGAATCCCGACTCGGCGACGGCGGCGTCGAGCGCGCTCTCGATCAACTTCTTTTGATCCGGCGTCAAGTCTTCAGAGTACAGCTTTTGCCAACCGTTGTCGTAACGGAAGAATTTAGTTCCGCATGTCGGCAGCAGCGTCAGTCGCGTCAAATCGCTGCCGGGCGCGAGACGGTCCACGACCTGCTTCTGAAATTGCGGAAAGTCGCCGCCCGAGATGATCGATACTTGGCTGCGCGCGAGCAAGTCGCGCAACAGTCCGGCCATCTCGTCGTCGATCGAAGATTTGCTCGGCGCTAGGGTGCCGTCTAAGTCGAAGACCATCAGTTGCTTCATTGGCCGATTGTCTCGGGGCGGCACCCTGTTGTCAATCGTCTAAGGGCGCCAGCCGGAGTTTTGGTGCCTAAGCCGTAATCCCAGAGAATCTAGAGCCTAACCCCGTTCGTTCTACGAACGAAGGAGAACCTATGAAATTTTTTACTATTCCTCTCGCCCTTGTGGCGGTCGTTCTCAGCTCGCATGTCGCGCTCGCACAAACGTCGGGATCGAGCATGCAATCCAGCAGCATGATGTCGAGCATGCCGAAATGCGCCTCCGGCGATTCGGTCGTCGCCGTCAACACCAGCACCAAGATGTACATGACCATGGCGCAAGTGAAGGCCGCCACGGCCAACATGACCCCGGCGCAAAAACAGGCCATGATGGCCAAGAATCACGCCAAAATGATGTGTACGTCGCAGGCGACCGCGATGGGCGCCAAACCGATGACCAAGCCCCCGATGTAAACCCACGTGACGGGCGGTCTCGGCGCAACCGAGCCGCCCGTTTCCGGTTCGAGCCAAAATAGTGGGTTCGCTCTTCCGCCGGCGCGAGCAAGCGCCAGTCGCCCTGATCACCATCACGGTCATGCTCGGCATGATCATGGCGATCATCGACACGACGATCGTCAATGTAGCGTTGAATACCATCGGTGGAAACCTCGGCGCAACGGTCGACGAGGTCGCATGGGTGGCGACCGGATACATCCTCGCCAGCGTGATCGTGATGCCGCTCAACGGCTGGCTCACGGCGCTTCTCGGCCGCAAAACGTTTTACGCTATTTCGCTCGGACTCTTCACCGTGGCGTCGCTCTTATGCGGCACCGCACATTCCATATGGATGTTGGTGTTCTATCGCGTGCTGCAAGGTTTCGGCGGCGGCGCGCTACAGCCGACCGCGCAAGCGATCATGTTCGAAACCTATCCACCAGCGCGACGTGGCGCAGCCATGGCGATCTTCGGTTTGGGCGCGATGGTTGGTCCGGCCATCGGTCCGGTGTTCGGCGGCTATATCGTCGATAACGCGAGCTGGCCGCTGATTTTCTACATCAATATTCCAATTGGAATCGTCGCCTTCTTGATGACGTTAGCGTTCATTCCGAATCCAAAATTTCTCGAGAAACCCAAGGGCGGTATCGACTGGACGGGGCTCGCTCTACTCAGTGCCGGTTTAGCCTGTCTGCAATACGTGCTGGAGCGCGGCGAACGCGACGACTGGTTCCAGTCCTCGACCATCACGATCTTGACCGTCGTGGCAGTGTTCTCGCTGATTTGGTTCGTCGTGAAGTCGTTGCGCGACAAGTATCCGATCGTCGAGTTGGATGTCTTCAAACACCGCTCGTTCTCAATCGGATCGATTTTGGCGGTCGTCATGGGATTCGGTC of Candidatus Tumulicola sp. contains these proteins:
- a CDS encoding HAD-IIB family hydrolase; the protein is MKQLMVFDLDGTLAPSKSSIDDEMAGLLRDLLARSQVSIISGGDFPQFQKQVVDRLAPGSDLTRLTLLPTCGTKFFRYDNGWQKLYSEDLTPDQKKLIESALDAAVAESGFGVAKTWGPAIEDRGSQITYSALGQQAPLDAKKTWDPDFSKRKKIAELAAPALKDFSVRMGGETSIDVTKPGIDKAYGIYKLRDVLKIPIERMLYVGDALFPGGNDYPARSTGADCISVRDPEDTKGVIQTAIAYLG
- a CDS encoding DHA2 family efflux MFS transporter permease subunit, giving the protein MGSLFRRREQAPVALITITVMLGMIMAIIDTTIVNVALNTIGGNLGATVDEVAWVATGYILASVIVMPLNGWLTALLGRKTFYAISLGLFTVASLLCGTAHSIWMLVFYRVLQGFGGGALQPTAQAIMFETYPPARRGAAMAIFGLGAMVGPAIGPVFGGYIVDNASWPLIFYINIPIGIVAFLMTLAFIPNPKFLEKPKGGIDWTGLALLSAGLACLQYVLERGERDDWFQSSTITILTVVAVFSLIWFVVKSLRDKYPIVELDVFKHRSFSIGSILAVVMGFGLYGTALILPLFFQSILNFTAFDTGMALLPGALSTAVSMLIIGRMLNRVDPRWPIVIGILIFAYSTWMLGALNAQAGYWDVFWPRLIQGFGLGFLFVPLTTVSLNDVPIHEMAGATGVYTLLRQLGGSFGIAILTTMLTHQTAVAWNVLASGVTTLHGQSTGAITQLVAQQSSMIAYDYLFRICAIVFVLVTPLVFFIKKPRAAGASAPMAMAAAE